In Cydia amplana chromosome 2, ilCydAmpl1.1, whole genome shotgun sequence, the following proteins share a genomic window:
- the LOC134662160 gene encoding odorant receptor Or2-like, which produces MIKYVLKKLENPKRPLLGPNVKALQFWGLLLPENVIMRHVYICLHISIIYFTATEYVDIWFIKSDMNMLLENLKITMLASVSVVKVSTFLIWQNSWRDIIEYVTEADLNQRKSTDETNLTIIKKNTKYSRKITYLYWSLMYTTVVIVMVQPIIKYVLSQTYRDNVKNGEESYIQVVSSWVPFDKNKISGYLAACAFQSYAAIYGGGWITSFDTNAIVTMVFFKGELQVLRRDSAEIFGTENNPVSREEAEKRFKECHIRHVNLIKYSSLFDSCLSPIMLFYMFVCSVMLCVTAYQIRFGTSMMQTILQVEYLVFGVSQLFMYCWHSNDVMYTSQEVIQGPYESRWWSKNALRKDLVILLGQYRKEIVFSAGPFTNLTLPTFISILKGAYSYYTLLTKSQIDI; this is translated from the exons ATGATTAAATACGTTTTGAAAAAATTGGAAAATCCAAAACGACCCTTGCTTGGTCCCAATGTAAAAGCTTTACAATTTTGGGGACTTCTACTTCCAGAAAACGTAATTATGAGACATGTTTACATATGTCTACATATATCTATCATTTACTTTACGGCTACAGAATACGTGGATATATGGTTTATCAAATCGGACATGAATATGCTTTTggaaaatcttaaaattactaTGTTGGCTAGTGTGAGTGTAGTAAAAGTATCGACCTTCTTGATTTGGCAAAATTCTTGGCGAGACATAATTGAGTATGTGACAGAAGCGGATTTAAACCAGCGAAAAAGTACAGACGAAACTAACCTaaccattattaaaaaaaatacaaagtattCGCGTAAAATTACATACCTTTATTGGTCGCTCATGTATACTACGGTTGTAATCGTTATGGTCCAGCCGATCATCAAATATGTACTTTCACAAACATATAGAGATAATGTCAAGAATGGAGAAGAATCATATATCCAAGTCGTGAGTTCTTGGGTTCCATTCGACAAAAATAAGATCAGTGGATATTTGGCTGCCTGCGCTTTCCAAAGCTACGCCGCTATATACGGTGGAGGTTGGATCACTTCATTTGACACTAACGCAATAGTGACTATGGTATTTTTTAAAGGAGAATTGCAGGTTCTAAGAAGAGACTCTGCAGAGATTTTTGGAACTGAAAATAATCCTGTATCTCGTGAGGAAGCAGAGAAGAGATTCAAAGAATGTCATATAAGACATGTTAACTTAATTAA ATATTCGAGTCTCTTTGACTCCTGCTTGTCGCCGATCATGCTTTTCTACATGTTTGTATGCTCAGTGATGCTCTGCGTAACTGCCTATCAGATAAGG TTTGGAACTAGTATGATGCAAACGATATTACAAGTTGAATATCTCGTGTTCGGCGTGTCTCAACTCTTTATGTATTGCTGGCACAGCAACGATGTTATGTACACT AGCCAGGAAGTAATTCAAGGCCCTTACGAAAGCAGATGGTGGTCTAAGAATGCTCTCCGCAAGGATCTCGTCATATTACTGGGGCAGTACCGCAAAGAAATTGTATTTTCTGCAGGGCCTTTCACCAATCTAACTCTACCCACTTTTATAAGT ATTTTGAAAGGTGCCTACAGCTACTACACATTGTTGACCAAGTCACAAATAGATATTTAA